Proteins encoded together in one Nostoc sp. PCC 7524 window:
- a CDS encoding phasin family protein translates to MPGFGDIVQKAFYLGIGLASYAGEKAGEKLTELRSQAQKLADEMVAKGEMTTEEARRFVEDMMTQAQQAPTSAETPEKPPTSEPRRIEILEEDEEPTVKEASTENVDQLREQVLQLQEELKRLQND, encoded by the coding sequence ATGCCTGGTTTTGGAGATATAGTTCAAAAGGCTTTTTACCTCGGTATCGGGTTGGCTTCCTACGCCGGTGAGAAAGCTGGGGAAAAATTAACTGAACTGCGATCGCAAGCCCAAAAACTGGCAGATGAAATGGTAGCTAAGGGCGAGATGACCACAGAAGAAGCCCGCCGCTTTGTGGAAGATATGATGACCCAAGCTCAACAAGCACCAACATCGGCTGAAACTCCTGAGAAACCGCCAACTTCTGAACCTCGTCGCATCGAAATCTTAGAGGAAGACGAAGAACCAACGGTCAAAGAGGCATCAACAGAAAATGTGGATCAACTCCGCGAACAAGTGCTACAACTGCAAGAAGAGTTGAAAAGATTGCAAAACGATTAA
- a CDS encoding YciI family protein yields the protein MPWFVKIEQGKVDKSIFDQYIPAHKAYVQELIAKGHQAKSGYWSKFGGGMLLFEANSMEEAEAIVASDPLVKNGCVNYQLYEWKIVVE from the coding sequence ATGCCGTGGTTTGTCAAGATAGAGCAGGGCAAAGTTGATAAATCCATCTTTGACCAATACATACCCGCTCACAAAGCTTATGTTCAAGAGTTAATTGCCAAAGGCCATCAAGCCAAATCAGGTTATTGGTCAAAGTTTGGCGGTGGGATGTTGCTGTTTGAGGCTAACTCAATGGAGGAAGCAGAGGCGATTGTCGCTAGTGACCCCTTGGTAAAAAACGGCTGCGTCAACTATCAACTTTATGAATGGAAAATCGTAGTCGAATAA